A part of Streptomyces sp. NBC_01451 genomic DNA contains:
- a CDS encoding LacI family DNA-binding transcriptional regulator gives MGFAEKSGNYWCGQYKIAPDKHNTVVDANGKAIRFATKSEAQRATAGAETNYQHGDWRGPALGQETFGEYANRWYGVQDLAASTMQNYKRHIEEHLVPDFEDKALASILRTDVDLWEKKEKAIYAASSVRTWRSTLHLIFEDAIDEGLITSNPAARRRGRGKRAGRSRGRGPEKVITDALGILLSAERAALLSGRDDEFVAVVLKGYTGMRWGEIVGLETEFARPGSIRVEWQLYELDTGELVRCPPKDDSYRKIDAMDWLSALVANHVARTKPKPCPCHGKTYVFQGQRVARTGGHQGAKLVDVARRAEVSTGTVSNVLNHPDRVTEAKRVRVEQAIADLGFVRRGAMSEHAAHWRRNGFATWLFTPAVSGWYPKKAPQEARPVPLLGEPWPGVPARGRGATDRADACWLPIARGLTPHGLRHTHRTVMEDLGTEKVLMDERMGHIDGSVSARYAHVTPGMRKRLMLHLTEQWEGALDARLTLCPTSPVHVLNDLLRARASVVQSPRNRSQPCCRSRSRRRARRC, from the coding sequence TTGGGTTTCGCGGAGAAGAGCGGGAACTACTGGTGCGGTCAATACAAGATCGCGCCCGACAAACACAACACAGTCGTCGACGCGAACGGCAAGGCGATCCGCTTCGCCACCAAGAGCGAGGCACAACGGGCGACGGCCGGTGCCGAGACCAACTACCAGCACGGCGACTGGCGCGGCCCGGCACTTGGCCAGGAGACCTTCGGCGAGTACGCGAACCGCTGGTACGGAGTTCAGGACCTGGCCGCCTCGACCATGCAGAACTACAAGCGCCACATCGAGGAGCACCTGGTCCCCGACTTCGAGGACAAGGCGCTCGCCAGCATCCTGCGCACGGACGTCGACCTGTGGGAGAAGAAGGAGAAGGCCATATACGCGGCCTCCAGCGTCAGAACCTGGCGCTCGACACTCCACCTGATCTTCGAGGACGCGATCGACGAAGGTCTGATCACCTCCAACCCGGCCGCCAGGCGGCGCGGACGTGGCAAGCGTGCCGGCCGGTCCCGAGGTCGCGGCCCGGAGAAGGTCATCACCGACGCGCTCGGCATTCTGCTATCCGCCGAACGGGCCGCCCTGCTGTCCGGCCGCGACGACGAGTTCGTTGCTGTGGTCCTCAAGGGGTACACGGGCATGCGCTGGGGCGAAATTGTCGGACTGGAGACGGAGTTCGCCCGCCCCGGCTCCATCCGTGTCGAGTGGCAGCTGTACGAACTCGACACCGGCGAGCTCGTGCGCTGCCCGCCCAAGGACGACAGCTACCGCAAGATCGATGCGATGGACTGGCTGTCGGCCCTGGTCGCCAACCACGTCGCCCGCACGAAGCCGAAACCCTGCCCGTGCCACGGCAAGACCTACGTCTTCCAGGGACAGCGCGTGGCCCGCACCGGCGGCCACCAGGGCGCCAAGCTCGTCGACGTCGCACGCCGTGCCGAAGTCTCCACGGGCACGGTGTCCAACGTCCTCAACCACCCCGACCGCGTCACCGAAGCTAAGCGAGTGAGGGTGGAGCAGGCCATCGCGGACCTGGGGTTCGTGCGGCGCGGCGCGATGTCGGAGCACGCGGCCCACTGGCGTCGAAACGGCTTCGCGACCTGGCTGTTCACCCCGGCGGTCTCCGGCTGGTACCCGAAGAAGGCACCTCAGGAAGCCCGGCCCGTCCCGCTGCTCGGCGAACCGTGGCCCGGCGTCCCAGCCCGAGGACGCGGCGCCACCGACCGGGCCGACGCCTGCTGGCTCCCGATCGCCAGGGGCCTCACGCCCCACGGCCTTCGCCATACCCACCGGACCGTGATGGAGGACCTCGGCACCGAGAAGGTCCTCATGGACGAACGCATGGGCCACATCGACGGCTCGGTCTCGGCGCGTTATGCCCACGTCACCCCAGGCATGCGCAAGCGCCTCATGCTCCATCTGACCGAGCAGTGGGAGGGAGCGCTCGACGCCCGGTTGACCCTATGTCCGACATCTCCGGTGCACGTGCTCAATGATCTACTGCGCGCACGCGCGTCCGTGGTCCAATCTCCTCGCAATCGATCTCAACCCTGCTGCCGATCGCGATCGCGGCGCCGGGCCCGCAGGTGCTGA
- a CDS encoding DUF6907 domain-containing protein, whose amino-acid sequence MSIMDTNCTAGEHLIPLAPQHVNGTAKGSARGEQAETDAARIILQLEQNHTETNAAGLGSPELDEFQNLIVSLVAEADDPKAVIARIAELLSEHAENKTCLPKLIQECERLGLALQLTDDPLVDLAEIRTVDGVRTVVARSDEVGVAYDDVHAIGRCLACNSELDDTALLHFPADALLAFRSIQDMTGADVKVCRTCAEASGLPLTAAQRGPEWMLRWGCLPWCVNDHAAPSAAEWHSAFPAQTKLRDAAIDSSGYSGNGNGLPWLSAQVVVSNDKPQAYGRSTQVWLGYGVHVGELSPAEAREALEEMRGFVNRLEYVVKQAEEIAQDDFEGDPEIARLDREAEKHRIQVIRSSTEYAA is encoded by the coding sequence ATGAGCATCATGGACACGAACTGCACGGCCGGCGAGCACCTCATCCCTCTCGCCCCGCAGCACGTCAACGGCACCGCGAAAGGCTCGGCCCGCGGCGAGCAAGCCGAGACGGACGCCGCCCGGATCATCCTCCAGCTGGAGCAGAACCACACCGAGACCAATGCCGCCGGCCTCGGCAGCCCCGAACTGGACGAATTCCAGAACCTGATCGTCAGCCTCGTCGCCGAAGCGGACGACCCCAAGGCCGTCATCGCCCGCATTGCCGAACTCCTCAGCGAGCACGCCGAGAACAAGACCTGCCTGCCCAAACTCATCCAGGAGTGCGAGCGCCTCGGCCTCGCCCTCCAGCTGACTGACGACCCGCTCGTGGACCTCGCAGAAATCAGGACCGTCGATGGCGTCCGCACCGTCGTCGCCCGCTCCGACGAGGTGGGCGTGGCATACGACGACGTCCACGCGATCGGCCGCTGCCTCGCCTGTAACAGTGAGCTAGACGACACCGCCCTCTTGCACTTCCCTGCCGATGCCCTCCTGGCCTTCCGCAGCATCCAGGACATGACTGGCGCGGACGTCAAGGTCTGCCGCACGTGCGCAGAGGCGTCCGGCCTCCCGCTCACCGCCGCCCAGCGCGGCCCTGAGTGGATGCTCCGCTGGGGCTGCCTCCCGTGGTGCGTCAACGACCACGCCGCGCCGAGCGCCGCAGAGTGGCACAGCGCCTTCCCTGCCCAGACCAAGCTGCGAGACGCAGCCATCGACTCCAGCGGGTACAGCGGGAACGGCAACGGGCTGCCGTGGCTGTCCGCGCAAGTCGTCGTCAGCAACGACAAACCGCAGGCGTACGGCCGCAGCACGCAGGTTTGGCTGGGCTACGGCGTCCACGTGGGCGAGCTGAGCCCAGCCGAGGCGCGGGAAGCGCTGGAGGAAATGCGCGGCTTCGTCAACCGGCTGGAGTATGTGGTCAAGCAGGCGGAGGAGATCGCGCAGGACGACTTCGAGGGCGACCCCGAGATCGCGCGTCTCGACCGTGAGGCGGAGAAGCACCGGATCCAGGTGATCCGAAGCTCGACGGAGTACGCCGCCTAG
- a CDS encoding VOC family protein: MPATGPDFISLQARDLDASQAFYEQYLGLVRSQAGPPHAVVFETKPITFALRDIVPGTDLASVAQPGIGAAIWLHATDVQAIHDALVADGHTIVSAPIDGPFGRTFTFADPDGYQVTLHDRA, from the coding sequence GTGCCTGCCACCGGCCCCGACTTCATCTCGCTCCAAGCACGCGACCTCGACGCTTCACAGGCGTTCTACGAGCAGTACCTCGGCCTCGTCCGCTCACAGGCCGGACCTCCGCACGCCGTCGTCTTCGAAACGAAGCCGATCACGTTCGCACTCCGCGACATCGTTCCCGGCACGGATCTCGCATCCGTTGCCCAGCCCGGCATCGGTGCCGCGATCTGGCTCCACGCCACTGACGTCCAGGCCATCCACGATGCTCTCGTCGCCGACGGTCACACCATCGTCTCCGCACCGATCGACGGCCCCTTCGGTCGGACATTCACCTTCGCCGACCCCGACGGCTACCAGGTGACTCTCCACGACCGCGCCTGA
- a CDS encoding MarR family winged helix-turn-helix transcriptional regulator, producing the protein MSQSGVGVDLETSLGYLLKEASSALRAAMEAVLRPLGMSVTHYSCLELLAQRPGLSNSELARGAFVTRQSMNVLLQTLEREGYVTRPAEAPVGKVLPAQLTARGRQSLEKASAAVRSVEVRMLAGMTEAEQSDALRSLRSMIHSLRDGNDGA; encoded by the coding sequence ATGAGTCAAAGCGGTGTCGGCGTCGACCTGGAGACGTCACTGGGTTACCTGTTGAAAGAGGCGTCGAGCGCGCTCCGCGCGGCCATGGAAGCGGTGTTGCGGCCGCTCGGGATGAGCGTGACGCACTACTCCTGCCTCGAACTGCTGGCTCAACGGCCGGGCTTGTCGAACTCCGAGCTCGCGCGGGGCGCGTTCGTGACACGGCAATCGATGAACGTGCTGCTCCAGACCCTGGAACGCGAGGGCTACGTGACCAGGCCCGCGGAGGCGCCCGTCGGGAAGGTCCTTCCCGCGCAGCTCACAGCCCGCGGCCGGCAGAGCCTGGAGAAGGCGAGCGCGGCGGTCCGGTCCGTAGAGGTCAGAATGCTGGCCGGCATGACCGAGGCCGAGCAGTCGGACGCGCTCCGGAGCCTGCGGAGCATGATCCATTCTCTGCGTGACGGCAACGACGGTGCGTAG
- a CDS encoding hemolysin family protein: protein MSAVEAWFGLLAVLVLTVGTGYFVAQEFAYVSVDRLALARAAEAGDRKAARALKVLERLSFMLSGAQLGITVTGLVVGFIAEPSVSALLKPVLTGIGTPDGAVGAVSVVLAFVLATVVQMVIGELAPKNLAIAVPEQLAKSLASSTLAYLKVVGPLVHIFDGAANKLLRKVGIEPVEELHHGATLEELGHLIGESHEQGQLPKGTAALLDHALEFSERTLDEVMVPRAEAVFVRKDTSLAEAVELIAKHGHSNYPVLGDHPDDVTGVLGVRELMALPADTFTDTTAAQAARRPLLLPDTLPLPDAVEQMRSQGDEFAVVLDEHGGVAGIVTYEDIAEELVGDIADESDRITEIAVADGAGWLVDAGRRLDEVAEATGVELPQDDDYDTVAGLIVDRLGRFPTIGDRLTVDLPGGGHALIDVRTLDRHVPDRVRVEPLAEQTEERA, encoded by the coding sequence ATGAGCGCCGTGGAAGCCTGGTTCGGGCTGTTGGCCGTGCTGGTCCTGACCGTGGGCACCGGCTATTTCGTCGCCCAGGAATTCGCCTATGTGTCCGTCGACCGGCTGGCCCTGGCCCGTGCGGCCGAGGCCGGTGACCGGAAGGCCGCCCGTGCGCTGAAGGTGCTGGAGCGTCTGTCGTTCATGCTGTCCGGCGCCCAGCTGGGCATCACCGTGACCGGTCTGGTCGTCGGTTTCATCGCCGAGCCGTCGGTGTCCGCACTGCTCAAGCCCGTCCTGACCGGCATCGGCACCCCTGACGGGGCGGTCGGCGCAGTCTCTGTCGTACTCGCCTTCGTGCTGGCCACGGTCGTACAGATGGTGATCGGCGAACTGGCCCCGAAGAACCTTGCCATCGCCGTGCCCGAACAGCTGGCGAAGTCGCTGGCCTCCTCCACCCTGGCGTATCTGAAGGTCGTCGGCCCGCTCGTGCACATCTTCGACGGCGCGGCCAACAAGCTCCTGCGCAAGGTCGGCATCGAGCCCGTCGAGGAACTCCACCACGGCGCCACCCTGGAAGAGCTCGGCCACCTGATCGGCGAGTCCCACGAGCAGGGCCAACTGCCCAAGGGCACCGCCGCACTCCTCGACCACGCCCTGGAGTTCTCCGAGCGCACCCTGGACGAGGTGATGGTGCCGCGCGCGGAGGCCGTCTTCGTCCGCAAGGACACCAGCCTCGCCGAGGCGGTCGAGCTGATCGCCAAGCACGGCCACTCCAACTACCCCGTCCTGGGCGACCACCCCGACGACGTCACCGGAGTGCTCGGCGTCCGGGAACTGATGGCCCTGCCCGCCGACACCTTCACGGACACCACGGCGGCCCAGGCCGCCCGCCGTCCCCTGCTGCTGCCCGACACGCTCCCGCTGCCGGACGCGGTGGAGCAGATGCGGTCCCAGGGCGACGAGTTCGCGGTCGTCCTGGACGAGCACGGCGGCGTGGCAGGCATCGTCACGTACGAGGACATCGCCGAGGAACTGGTCGGCGACATCGCCGACGAGTCCGACCGCATCACCGAGATCGCGGTCGCGGACGGTGCTGGCTGGCTTGTGGACGCCGGCCGCCGTCTGGACGAGGTGGCCGAGGCCACCGGCGTCGAACTGCCCCAGGATGACGACTACGACACCGTGGCCGGCCTGATCGTCGACCGGCTCGGCCGCTTCCCGACCATCGGGGACCGCCTCACCGTCGACCTGCCCGGCGGAGGCCACGCGCTGATCGACGTACGCACCCTCGACCGGCACGTACCGGACCGCGTGCGCGTGGAACCGCTGGCCGAACAGACGGAGGAGCGGGCATGA
- a CDS encoding hemolysin family protein: MSFPMALFVTVLLLVGSGFFVAAEFALVAAKRHRMEKAAAEGRRGAGAALAGMRELSLMLAGAQLGITVCTLGLGSLSKPAISHELDPLLHDLGLPSALSYGVAFAVAMTVVVFLHMVVGEMAPKSWAIAHPERSAMLLSPSFRAVVKVVRPLIAVLNRISNALVRLCRVAPRDELTSVHNREQLTHLVEESQRLGLISKDDSELITNSLTEPQTPVGELQVPAEQIISVPAEADVTDILALATAHDRSRLLVRDGETVVGSVHTRDALVARARGRTVTARHLARPVPELTAQDTVGDAIEQLRRRRASLAVVRDDTGRLTGLVTLDDLLARLLHPQGA, translated from the coding sequence ATGAGTTTCCCGATGGCGCTCTTCGTCACCGTCCTGCTCCTCGTCGGCAGCGGGTTCTTCGTCGCCGCCGAGTTCGCCCTCGTCGCCGCGAAACGGCACCGTATGGAGAAGGCCGCCGCCGAGGGCCGGCGCGGCGCGGGGGCGGCCCTGGCGGGCATGCGCGAGCTGTCACTGATGCTGGCGGGTGCCCAACTGGGCATTACCGTCTGCACGCTGGGCCTGGGCTCGCTGTCCAAGCCCGCGATCTCCCACGAACTCGACCCGCTGCTGCACGACCTGGGCCTGCCCAGCGCGCTCAGTTACGGCGTCGCCTTCGCCGTGGCCATGACCGTCGTGGTGTTCCTGCACATGGTGGTCGGCGAGATGGCCCCCAAGTCGTGGGCGATCGCGCACCCCGAGCGTTCGGCGATGCTGCTGTCCCCGTCCTTCCGGGCCGTGGTCAAGGTGGTACGGCCGCTGATCGCGGTGCTCAACAGGATCAGCAACGCACTCGTACGACTGTGCCGGGTCGCCCCGCGCGACGAGCTCACCTCCGTCCACAACCGCGAACAGCTCACCCACCTCGTCGAGGAGTCCCAGCGACTGGGCCTGATCAGCAAGGACGACTCCGAACTGATCACCAACTCGCTCACCGAACCCCAGACACCGGTCGGCGAACTCCAGGTACCCGCCGAGCAGATCATCTCGGTACCGGCCGAAGCGGACGTGACGGACATCCTCGCGCTCGCCACCGCGCACGACCGAAGCCGCCTGCTGGTGCGCGACGGCGAGACGGTCGTCGGCTCCGTACACACCCGCGACGCCCTCGTCGCCCGGGCCAGGGGCCGGACCGTCACCGCCCGGCACCTTGCCCGCCCCGTGCCCGAACTGACCGCGCAGGACACCGTCGGCGACGCCATCGAGCAACTGCGCCGCCGCCGCGCCTCACTCGCCGTCGTCCGCGACGACACGGGCCGCCTCACGGGACTGGTCACCCTGGACGACCTGCTCGCGCGACTGCTGCACCCGCAAGGGGCGTGA
- a CDS encoding FG-GAP-like repeat-containing protein produces MDEQPTKRAGHRRTKPLVALVAAVTATALGLTLLESDLGFGTPGSGPEKPAARVKPVDEDTAQDKARATGTKVEVTALRDESSTTYANPDGTFTLTTHAQPIRARNADGQWQDIDTGLVATEQGWTTTASPTPVTFSSGDPGNSGDSGGAVKSGLRQAGYAGARQAAYAGPQQAAYTTADDDNESGTGATEEDPAAPTIPSTWSDLVTLTTGGHELTVSWPGALPEPVVTGAQALYRDVLPDVDLLLTARDTGFSHVLIVHTPEAAADEALTELTYRLTSPDLTFQIDPATDTVTAHTSDGTEVAVSPTPLMWDSAGTPDTTIGDDPDPTDEDTGSTEAEPSTSASEETDEETITEGENDEAVTPEETTPDNGSTSATASPDTSTGDDTETASAEPASFTRAAPAGLSTADTLALRGLAGPVPGTHAATAQALLTDGAYLTVRADTKLLTAADTTYPVFIDPSVSGVTDAWTTAYKRYPSSSFFDGANYNTGTTEARVGYESDTWGTARSFFRLKLKKTIKGATVRSATVKVRETHSWSCSARQVELWHTGGISSSTTWNNQPSWKTLITEKSFAHGWKSSSCPDAYVDFSIKSLAQSAADGGWTSFTIGLRANSASGSTAETDPYTWKKFKAENTDAPALSILYVRAPNTPTNLAITAGTCDTSASPYINIGKQTTITLSAKATDPDGDLASLYFEYWRTGYSTTTKVTATKTAATATGAASWSIAGTKFTNGYDYSWRVRAEDDDGTDSGWAPTTGDDVCRFTYNTSIPTTPGAVSTVFPEDLKPDGSSGNGSVWSTETFGTSGAFTFSTTDTDVVKYAYSFNSTTYANYVCASTSGTTGGPTASCSTVITSKTVTGKPTLAGPNVLYIKAYDAAGNASNAKKYVFYVTPKAVPDGAADYTGDQIPDFAAIRTTGKLYIESITNTGTYVASTTTTHDEGTLLTDATSVGHWWNGSSTYALITHNGDFAPGDGITDFVVRTPDGGLYLYPGDGYGGTDVSQRQKIQLPSNAPDPATLTEIKSMGDANGDEQPELLAVSGDALWIFSGYSGGSFATATRLSASAWSDRDIVSLADFNSDGTIDMIYRTAAGNLWLRHSAATSTGTTDWATLASSAVSLDGDDLYAEGGFTTATYPFLYGSPGMTSTDLPDIWAITPAGLLYRLDGTATGISATTYTGKTLIIGAIG; encoded by the coding sequence GTGGACGAGCAACCCACCAAGAGAGCCGGCCACCGGCGGACGAAGCCACTCGTGGCGCTCGTCGCCGCGGTCACCGCGACCGCTCTGGGCCTGACCCTGCTCGAATCCGACCTCGGCTTCGGCACTCCCGGGTCAGGACCGGAGAAGCCCGCCGCCAGAGTGAAGCCGGTGGACGAGGACACCGCGCAGGACAAGGCCCGTGCAACCGGCACGAAGGTAGAGGTCACCGCGCTGCGCGACGAGTCGTCCACCACCTACGCCAACCCCGACGGAACCTTCACCCTCACCACCCACGCCCAGCCCATACGCGCCAGGAACGCCGACGGGCAGTGGCAGGACATCGACACCGGCCTGGTCGCCACCGAACAGGGCTGGACCACCACCGCCTCCCCCACCCCGGTCACCTTCTCCTCGGGTGATCCCGGCAACTCCGGCGACAGCGGTGGCGCGGTCAAGTCGGGTCTGCGCCAGGCCGGTTACGCCGGTGCACGGCAGGCCGCGTACGCCGGTCCGCAGCAGGCCGCGTACACCACCGCCGACGACGACAACGAGTCGGGCACCGGGGCCACCGAGGAGGACCCGGCGGCCCCCACCATCCCGAGCACGTGGTCGGACCTGGTCACCCTCACCACCGGCGGACACGAACTGACCGTGTCCTGGCCCGGTGCCCTGCCCGAACCGGTCGTCACCGGCGCCCAGGCCCTCTACCGGGACGTCCTTCCCGACGTGGACCTCCTGCTGACCGCCCGCGACACCGGCTTCTCCCACGTACTGATCGTCCACACCCCCGAGGCAGCGGCCGACGAGGCCCTGACCGAGCTCACCTACCGGCTCACCTCCCCCGACCTCACCTTCCAGATCGACCCGGCCACCGACACCGTCACCGCCCACACCTCCGACGGCACCGAGGTCGCCGTCTCCCCCACCCCCCTGATGTGGGACTCCGCGGGCACCCCCGACACCACGATCGGCGACGACCCCGATCCCACCGACGAGGACACCGGCAGCACCGAGGCCGAACCCAGCACGTCGGCCTCGGAGGAGACGGACGAGGAGACCATCACCGAGGGCGAGAACGACGAGGCCGTCACCCCGGAGGAGACCACCCCGGACAACGGGTCGACATCCGCCACCGCTTCACCCGACACCAGCACGGGCGACGACACCGAGACCGCCAGTGCCGAGCCCGCGAGCTTCACCCGCGCGGCCCCGGCCGGCCTGTCCACAGCCGACACCCTGGCCCTGCGAGGTCTGGCCGGTCCCGTCCCAGGCACCCACGCCGCCACCGCCCAGGCCCTCCTGACCGACGGCGCCTACCTCACCGTCCGCGCGGACACCAAACTCCTCACCGCCGCCGACACCACCTACCCGGTCTTCATCGACCCGTCCGTCTCCGGGGTCACCGACGCCTGGACCACCGCCTACAAGAGGTACCCCTCCTCCAGCTTCTTCGACGGCGCGAACTACAACACGGGCACCACCGAGGCCCGCGTCGGCTACGAGTCCGACACCTGGGGCACCGCCCGCTCCTTCTTCAGGCTCAAGCTCAAGAAGACGATCAAGGGCGCCACCGTCAGATCCGCCACCGTCAAGGTCCGGGAGACCCACTCCTGGTCGTGCTCGGCCCGCCAGGTCGAGCTGTGGCACACCGGCGGCATCTCCTCGTCCACCACCTGGAACAACCAGCCCTCGTGGAAGACGCTCATCACCGAGAAGTCCTTCGCCCACGGCTGGAAGTCCAGCAGCTGCCCCGACGCCTACGTCGACTTCAGCATCAAGTCCCTCGCCCAGTCCGCCGCCGACGGCGGCTGGACCTCCTTCACCATCGGGCTGCGCGCCAACTCCGCCTCCGGCTCCACCGCCGAGACCGACCCCTACACCTGGAAGAAGTTCAAGGCCGAGAACACCGACGCCCCCGCGCTGTCCATCCTCTACGTCCGCGCCCCGAACACCCCCACCAACCTCGCCATCACCGCCGGCACCTGCGACACCTCGGCCAGCCCCTACATCAACATCGGCAAGCAGACCACCATCACCCTGTCCGCCAAGGCCACCGACCCCGACGGCGACCTCGCCTCCCTCTACTTCGAGTACTGGCGGACGGGTTACAGCACCACCACCAAGGTCACCGCCACAAAGACCGCCGCCACCGCCACCGGCGCCGCCTCCTGGTCGATCGCCGGCACCAAGTTCACCAACGGCTACGACTACTCCTGGCGGGTACGGGCCGAGGACGACGACGGAACCGACTCCGGCTGGGCCCCCACCACCGGCGACGACGTCTGCCGCTTCACCTACAACACGTCCATCCCCACCACCCCCGGGGCCGTCTCCACCGTCTTCCCCGAGGACCTCAAGCCCGACGGCAGCAGCGGGAACGGCAGCGTCTGGTCAACGGAGACCTTCGGCACCTCCGGCGCCTTCACCTTCTCCACCACCGACACCGACGTCGTGAAGTACGCGTACTCCTTCAACTCCACCACCTACGCCAACTACGTCTGCGCCTCCACCTCCGGCACCACCGGCGGCCCCACCGCCTCCTGCTCCACGGTCATCACCTCCAAGACCGTCACCGGCAAGCCCACCCTGGCCGGACCCAACGTCCTGTACATCAAGGCGTACGACGCCGCCGGCAACGCCTCCAACGCCAAGAAGTACGTCTTCTACGTCACCCCCAAGGCCGTACCGGACGGCGCCGCCGACTACACCGGCGACCAGATCCCCGACTTCGCCGCCATCCGCACCACCGGCAAGCTCTACATCGAGAGCATCACCAACACCGGCACCTACGTCGCCTCCACCACGACCACCCACGACGAGGGCACCCTCCTCACCGACGCCACCTCCGTCGGCCACTGGTGGAACGGCTCCAGCACCTACGCCCTCATCACCCACAACGGCGACTTCGCCCCCGGCGACGGCATCACCGACTTCGTCGTCCGCACCCCGGACGGCGGCCTCTACCTCTACCCCGGCGACGGATACGGCGGCACCGACGTCTCACAGCGCCAGAAGATCCAGCTCCCCTCGAACGCCCCCGATCCCGCCACCCTGACCGAGATCAAGTCGATGGGCGACGCCAACGGCGACGAACAGCCCGAACTCCTCGCCGTGTCCGGTGACGCCCTGTGGATCTTCTCCGGCTACAGCGGCGGAAGCTTCGCCACCGCCACCCGGCTCTCCGCCAGCGCCTGGTCGGACCGCGACATCGTCAGCCTCGCCGACTTCAACTCCGACGGCACCATCGACATGATCTACCGCACCGCCGCAGGCAACCTCTGGCTCCGCCACTCCGCCGCCACCAGCACCGGTACCACCGACTGGGCCACCCTGGCCAGCTCCGCCGTCAGCCTCGACGGCGACGACCTCTACGCCGAGGGCGGCTTCACCACCGCCACCTACCCCTTCCTGTACGGCAGCCCCGGCATGACCAGCACCGACCTCCCCGACATCTGGGCCATCACCCCGGCCGGCCTCCTCTACCGCCTCGACGGCACCGCCACCGGCATCAGCGCCACCACGTACACAGGGAAGACCCTCATCATCGGAGCCATCGGCTAG